In Pochonia chlamydosporia 170 chromosome 3, whole genome shotgun sequence, the following are encoded in one genomic region:
- a CDS encoding LysR family regulatory protein (similar to Beauveria bassiana ARSEF 2860 XP_008595018.1) gives MTVFGRWWKAPDTPNANPADYDIYPVHLMDGAKVNHKVMGWTMRFNDVLDADILHNSIMTLLDIGDWRKLAGRLKRNAKGQLEIHVPKQFTKNAPAFQYKHETKFCDESINYHPIGRVFITPTDEPSIQKLPESLRHFMAPDGYPETVEGLIESNKSQIGVTIVSFKDATLVSLALPHTLGDIVTLVQMIHNWSRVLAGRAKDVPPILDAHTDALEAIANDTSTPSDVTPLMNKQQLGKYALAKWLVRQLWERSQRNRDLRMVYIPKDAYQRLLSKVREEQEQLANSESEKSEPKTRATRIDEVDIITAWLTRIIASQEVGPRPVTILSLYNIRFQLRSLLQAKGMFAQIMVSITSATFPDGTAAKDSVSQIAQSYRQQVAEQSTQDQVVAYLRQVRNELKGGSPSLAMYGEADSLLIFCNPLAKLNLIKMANFAPAVKGSPSADGAAGERRNPPGTIVSNVFNPLNWKDAGLDALFPLGADHTGGNWIMAKMSPESWETLAEELKKL, from the exons ATGACAGTATTCGGACGATGGTGgaaagcaccagacacgcCAAATGCCAACCCGGCCGACTACGACATATATCCGGtgcatttgatggatggtgcCAAGGTGAACCACAAGGTTATGGGATGGACGATGCGCTTCAACGATGTCCTTGACGCAGACATCTTACATAACTCCATCATGACACTACTAGACATTGGGGACTGGAGGAAACTCGCTGGCCGACTTAAACGAAAC GCAAAAGGACAGCTGGAAATTCACGTCCCAAAGCAATTTACCAAAAATGCTCCAGCTTTTCAATACAAGCACGAGACCAAGTTCTGCGACGAAAGCATTAATTACCATCCCATCGGCCGTGTTTTTATCACACCAACTGACGAGCCGTCGATTCAAAAGCTTCCAGAGTCGTTACGCCATTTCATGGCCCCAGATGGCTATCCAGAGACGGTAGAAGGCCTCATAGAAAGCAACAAGTCACAGATAGGGGTCACCATTGTGTCTTTCAAAGATGCCACGTTGGTGTCTCTGGCTCTTCCGCACACACTTGGAGATATTGTCACCCTTGTACAGATGATTCACAATTGGTCTCGCGTGCTGGCCGGTAGAGCAAAGGATGTGCCACCAATCTTGGACGCACACACGGATGCCCTCGAGGCAATAGCAAACGACACTTCAACGCCTTCGGATGTAACTCCCCTGATGAACAAGCAACAACTAGGGAAATACGCTCTAGCAAAGTGGCTTGTGAGACAGTTGTGGGAGAGATCCCAGAGGAATAGGGATCTTCGGATGGTCTACATACCCAAAGATGCCTACCAGCGTCTTCTATCCAAAGTAAGGGAGGAACAGGAGCAACTGGCCAACTCTGAGTCTGAAAAGTCGGAGCCAAAGACCCGTGCTACACGTATTGACgaagtcgacatcatcacTGCATGGCTCACTCGCATCATTGCATCGCAAGAAGTCGGACCACGACCAGTGACCATTCTGAGCTTGTACAATATCCGCTTTCAGCTAAGGTCACTCTTGCAAGCGAAAGGCATGTTTGCTCAGATCATGGTTTCAATTACTTCCGCGACTTTTCCGGACGGCACAGCTGCCAAGGATAGTGTGAGCCAAATTGCCCAGAGCTACAGACAGCAGGTAGCTGAGCAGAGCACCCAAGACCAGGTGGTTGCATATCTTCGCCAGGTGCGCAACGAGCTCAAGGGCGGTTCGCCATCGCTTGCAATGTATGGGGAGGCTGATTCACTGCTCATCTTTTGCAACCCCTTGGCTAAGCTGAACTTGATTAAGATGGCTAATTTTGCGCCAGCCGTGAAGGGGTCGCCGAGTGCGGACGGCGCAGCTGGCGAGAGGAGAAATCCTCCTGGTACCATTGTCAGTAATGTCTTTAACCCTCTTAATTGGAAGGATGCCGGTCTGGATGCGTTGTTTCCGTTGGGGGCTGATCATACGGGCGGCAACTGGATCATGGCCAAAATGTCCCCTGAGTCGTGGGAAACCCTTGCTGAAGAACTGAAGAAACTCTAA
- a CDS encoding exo-beta-1,3-glucanase (similar to Beauveria bassiana ARSEF 2860 XP_008595364.1): MKTTTSATLFGLIAAVAAYPASTNLWPRGCAPGTLVCNGDSKFGICNLDTKAFWMDVAEGTKCVCSGSSCTITASSGSGAKVEPEPTPESTPTPEASPSAKPTKPFENNPVIAPVPSSKAENNYPPPAPTTTTAPVYNPPPTTTEAVPSTPVTTTAPKPTKTSAPSPGGVIGKYIQTFLGNGDASQGWPEQAKWVDFETMWSSNLANVIYKSCEGFGQENNSDEESEALKSAIQSVAKSSGVDERFILAVVMQESNGCVRAPTTNYGVTNPGLMQSHNGGHSCYNVSPCPSTQVVGMIQDGTSGTSDGDGLKQLLSKAGSGVSQFYKAARMYNSGSIAASGLLQDGIATHCYASDIANRLMGWSSGVSGCKL, from the coding sequence ATGAAGACAACTACCTCAGCCACTCTCTTCGGTCTCATTGCTGCCGTTGCAGCGTACCCTGCCTCGACGAACCTCTGGCCTCGAGGTTGCGCCCCCGGTACCCTGGTTTGCAATGGCGATTCCAAGTTTGGTATTTGCAACCTGGACACCAAGGCTTTCTGGATGGATGTCGCCGAAGGAACCAAGTGTGTTTGTTCCGGTTCCAGCtgcaccatcaccgccagcTCTGGTTCTGGAGCAAAGGTCGAGCCTGAACCAACTCCCGAGTCTACACCAACTCCagaagcttcaccaagcGCGAAACCTACCAAGCCTTTTGAGAATAACCCCGTGATTGCACCTGTTCCCAGCTCCAAGGCCGAGAACAACTAccctcctccagctcccaCAACAACCACGGCCCCCGTGTACAATCCTCCTCCTACCACCACCGAGGCTGTCCCTTCCACACCCGTGACAACAACCGCCCCAAAGCCGACGAAAACTTCAGCCCCCAGCCCAGGCGGCGTTATCGGCAAGTACATCCAGACCTTCCTCGGAAACGGTGATGCCTCCCAGGGCTGGCCCGAACAGGCCAAGTGGGTTGACTTTGAGACCATGTGGTCCTCCAACCTCGCCAACGTCATCTACAAGTCCTGCGAGGGCTTCGGACAGGAAAACAACTCCGACGAGGAGAGCGAAGCCCTCAAGTCGGCCATCCAGTCCGTCGCCAAGTCCTCCGGAGTAGACGAGCGCTTCATCCTCGCCGTCGTCATGCAGGAATCCAACGGCTGCGTCCGCGCCCCAACCACAAACTACGGCGTCACCAACCCCGGCCTGATGCAGTCGCACAACGGCGGACACTCCTGCTACAATGTCAGCCCGTGCCCGTCGACGCAGGTCGTCGGCATGATCCAAGATGGCACGTCTGGCACCTCCGACGGCGACGGCCTCAAGCAGCTGCTCTCCAAGGCCGGCAGCGGCGTCAGCCAGTTCTACAAGGCGGCCCGCATGTACAACTCTGGCTCGATTGCCGCCTCTGGTCTGTTGCAAGACGGCATTGCTACGCACTGCTATGCTAGTGACATTGCTAACCGGCTGATGGGTTGGTCTTCTGGTGTGAGCGGCTGCAAGCTCTAG
- a CDS encoding L-lactate dehydrogenase (similar to Neosartorya fischeri NRRL 181 XP_001267321.1) gives MSDPNNPNIGKRTTPQWALYQRESFWNTNNGKYPIFNTDPAEVEKLAKERLSQGGWYYSSCNAGLSWTHLANRQAFYRHRIIPRTLVDTNVRDTATEIFGHKVSAPIGFAPIGINRIYHPTGELSVAKVAQELNLPYCLSSAGSYSIEDVGKANGSGPRFFQLYQSPDDELCISMMRRAFDSGFDVCVLTTDTWSLGWRHNDVFTGNYAFYHDHGAGDVGLQDPVFKKRLEEAGIDPKEKPKEAGAKWIDEYIWHGHALTWDKVKWTMEQWRKISGGRPFCLKGIQRVEDAKKAVEMGVDGIVVSNHAGRQVDGAIASLDALEHIVQAVGDQTYVMFDSGIRSAADVFKALALGAKFVFLGRLWVWGLSIAGDHGVRHVMKSLLAEFDILMEVGGFRRIGEIDKTCIHSLPNSASLIAEKCAI, from the exons ATGTCGGATCCTAACAATCCAAACATTGGCAAGCGGACTACGCCGCAGTGGGCGTTGTACCAAAGGGAGAGTTTTTggaacaccaacaacgggAAATATCCCATTTTTAACACAG ACCCCGCCGAGGTTGAGAAACTTGCAAAGGAACGACTATCGCAGGGCGGATG GTACTATTCATCTTGCAATGCGGGCCTATCTTGGACACATTTAGCAAACCGTCAAGCGTTTTACAGGCACAGAATTATTCCTCGAACACTGGTTGACACAAACGTCCGCGACACTGCCACAGAAATCTTTGGCCACAAGGTGTCTGCCCCAATTGGTTTCGCCCCCATTGGCATCAATCGCATATATCATCCAACAGGAGAGCTGTCCGTCGCCAAAGTCGCGCAAGAGCTAAATCTCCCGTATTGCCTGTCCTCCGCAGGAAGCTACAGCATTGAGGATGTCGGCAAAGCAAATGGCTCTGGCCCACGATTTTTCCAACTGTACCAGAGCCCTGACGATGAGCTCTGCATTTCAATGATGCGGAGGGCTTTTGACTCTGGATTTGACGTCTGTGTGCTGACTACGGATACGTGGTCGCTTGGCTGGCGGCACAATGATGTGTTTACGGGGAATTATGCATTTTACCATGACCATggtgctggagatgttggtcTGCAGGATCCGGTGTTCAAGAAGAGACTTGAAGAAGCGGGCATTGACCCCAAGGAAAAGCCAAAGGAGGCCGGCGCCAAATGGATCGATGAATATATCTGGCATGGCCATGCGCTGACCTGGGATAAAGTGAAGTGGACAATGGAACAGTGGAGGAAGATTAGCGGTGGCCGGCCATTTTGCCTCAAGGGCATACAGAGggttgaagatgccaaaaAGGCTGTTGAAAT GGGCGTGGATGGCATCGTCGTTTCCAATCATGCTGGAAGACAAGTCGACGGAGCCATTGCAAGTCTAGACGCTCTCGAACATATTGTTCAAGCGGTCGGAGACCAGACCTAC GTCATGTTTGACTCGGGCATTCGGAGTGCCGCCGATGTCTTCAAAGCCCTCGCCCTTGGTGCCAAGTTTGTGTTCCTCGGCCGTCTTTGGGTTTGGGGACTAAGTATTGCGGGCGATCATGGAGTCCGACATGTCATGAAGAGTCTGTTGGCAGAGTTTGACATTCTCATGGAGGTCGGAGGCTTTCGAAGAATTGGGGAGATTGACAAGACGTGCATTCATTCACTGCCGAACTCGGCTTCTCTAATTGCGGAGAAGTGCGCCATCTAG
- a CDS encoding choline transporter (similar to Coccidioides immitis RS XP_001244672.1) produces MASLAADHEKPQHTREPQSPQAVTKAAQEVSANELINASGHKQELERNFSLLNLCGVAITTGNTWTAIGGSVAVAIYNGGPPGVMYEFIAVSVFYWLIAASIAELASAIPSSSGVYHWASITAGRYGRVCGWFAGWWNFFAWIFGAASMSAILGNQTVSMYSILHPGFEAKAWHIFVSYLICTWICCCTVLFANRALPAVGNLGMFFIVAGVLVTIIVCAVMPHVNGASYASNEFVWHDWVNQTGYTSDGFVFVAGMLNGAYAVGSTDCVTHLAEEIPRPSRNIPKAMAAQYIVGFITAFFYLIAIFYSINDLSAALASVPTFPLAGIYMQATGSAGGGLGLLIVAFIPTFITCIGCYITAGRTFWTLSRDKATPFSRVFRIVSPKFHNPFNATLLCGAICTIMGCIYVGSATAFNAFVGSYIILSTLSYLSAILPHLLSRRANVVPGWFWMGDAVGYLVNGVSCLYIVAFIAIFCFPPALPVDAATMNYSCLIAGGLTIFVGGFWFWRQRDYEGPRAVTSHDLLAKDAK; encoded by the exons ATGGCGTCTTTGGCTGCTGATCATGAAAAACCTCAACACACGAGAGAGCCACAAAGCCCGCAAGCAGTAACGAAGGCTGCTCAAGAGGTTTCAGCGAACGAACTAATCAACGCGTCAGGTCACAAGCAAGAGCTCGAGCGCAACTTTTCACTCCTCAACCTTTGTGGAGTAGCCATCACCACCGGCAACACTTGGACAGCTATAGGTGGCAGCGTG GCTGTCGCCATTTACAATGGAGGACCGCCAGGGGTGATGTACGAATT TATCGCTGTTTCTGTTTTTTACTGGCTCATCGCTGCTTCAATTGCCGAACTCGCATCAGCCATCCCATCTTCCAGCGGCG TCTATCACTGGGCGTCCATAACCGCTGGCCGATATGGGCGTGTATGCGGCTGGTTCGCTGGCTGGTGGAACTTTTTCGCTTGGATCTTCGGCGcggcgtccatgtctgccatcCTAGGCAACCAAACGGTCAGCATGTACAGCATACTGCACCCTGGATTCGAGGCAAAAGCGTGGCATATTTTCGTGAGCTATCTGATTTGTACGTGGATATGCTGTTGTACAGTACTCTTCGCAAATAGGGCGCTTCCCGCGGTTGGGAACCTGGGCATGTTCTTCATCGTAGCTGGAGTCTTGGTCACTATTATAGTGTGCGCGGTCATGCCTCATGTTAATGGTGCTTCGTATGCTTCAAATGAGTTCGTGTGGCATGACTGGGTAAACCAAACGGGATATACCAGCGATGGGTTTGTCTTCGTGGCTGGTATGCTGAACGGCGCCTATGCCGTAGGCAGTACGGACTGTGTCACACATCTTGCAGAGGAAATCCCCAG ACCAAGTCGTAATATCCCGAAGGCAATGGCGGCGCAATATATAGTTGGCTTCATCACCGCCTTCTTCTACCTAATCGCCATCTTCTACTCTATCAATGACCTTTCCGCCGCTCTTGCTAGTGTTCCAACATTTCCACTCGCCGGTATCTATATGCAGGCAACTGGATCTGCGGGAGGCGGACTGGGACTGCTCATCGTCGCCTTTATCCCAACCTTCATCACCTGCATCGGCTGCTATATCACGGCAGGTCGAACATTCTGGACACTGTCTCGCGACAAAGCCACCCCGTTTAGCCGTGTCTTCCGAATCGTCAGCCCAAAGTTTCACAATCCGTTCAACGCGACTCTTCTCTGTGGTGCCATCTGCACAATCATGGGCTGCATATATGTCGGTTCAGCAACGGCATTCAACGCATTTGTGGGCTCCTACATCATTTTGTCCACTCTGTCTTACCTCTCGGCCATTTTGCCGCATTTACTTAGCCGTCGTGCAAATGTTGTGCCCGGCTGGTTTTGGATGGGAGACGCGGTTGGATATCTAGTTAATGGCGTCTCGTGTCTTTACATCGTGGCTTTTATTGCCATATTCTGCTTCCCGCCTGCATTGCCTGTGGATGCGGCAACAATGAATTATTCATGTTTGATCGCGGGTGGCTTGACCATCTTTGTGGGAGGGTTTTGGTTCTGGCGGCAGCGAGACTATGAGGGGCCGAGGGCTGTTACGAGTCATGATTTGCTTGCCAAAGATGCGAAATAA
- a CDS encoding P-loop containing nucleoside triphosphate hydrolase (similar to Glarea lozoyensis ATCC 20868 XP_008087901.1), translating to MGGVASVPTDPSRSLKVIGAGYSRTGTLSMAMALETLLDGPVMHGGSQLLGREDAYVKLWTDIFAARHDKSRLMPLLKQATQGFVAITDAPGNCFIAELLELYPDAEVFCVRRNRENWWKSWQSVSNAAGAGFLNVFLAVVPGKRWYPKLVTQFSEQQEEKWGPMTEERMDEHNAYVKQVTPPHKFHMMQLSEGWGPLCKVLDVKVPETPFPRANDAEAVEGLASQIFVEAGSRWAVILAGVSVVGYGIWRSWGGR from the exons ATGGGCGGCGTCGCATCGGTACCAACCGACCCCAGCCGGTCTCTCAAGGTCATCGGTGCGGGATACTCCAGGACAGGAACCCTCTccatggcaatggcattggAAACACTCCTCGACGGACCCGTCATGCACGGAGGATCCCAACTGCTCGGTCGGGAAGACG CCTACGTCAAGCTATGGACAGATATATTTGCCGCCCGCCACGACAAGTCCCGTCTCATGCCGCTGCTAAAGCAAGCGACGCAGGGATTCGTGGCCATTACCGACGCCCCCGGGAATTGCTTCATTGCCGAACTTCTCGAGTTATACCCGGACGCCGAGGTCTTTTGCGTCCGACGCAATCGGGAGAATTGGTGGAAGAGCTGGCAGAGTGTTTCGAATGCAGCTGGCGCCGGATTTCTGAATGTGTTTCTGGCGGTGGTACCAGGGAAGAGGTGGTATCCGAAGCTTGTCACGCAGTTTTCAGAGCA acaagaagagaaatGGGGTCCCATGACTGAAG AGCGTATGGACGAACACAACGCCTATGTCAAGCAGGTCACTCCGCCTCACAAGTTTCACATGATGCAACTAAGCGAAGGTTGGGGACCACTCTGCAAAGTCCTCGACGTCAAGGTCCCCGAAACGCCGTTCCCGCGAGCAAATGACGCAGAAGCGGTTGAAGGGCTCGCATCACAGATCTTTGTCGAGGCAGGATCGCGGTGGGCCGTGATACTTGCTGGTGTGAGTGTCGTTGGGTACGGTATTTGGAGGTCATGGGGCGGGCGGTAG
- a CDS encoding extracellular protein (similar to Metarhizium acridum CQMa 102 XP_007814036.1) — MQFNILLLLGLTSLTTAHMQMSYPPPFRSKYNPYTTNVDYDMTSPLSASGSNYPCKGYHTLLNTPQGRSVATWSAGGSYNFSVVGSATHNGGSCQASLSYDGGSSWKVIHSYIGGCPLTQNWPFTLPNDAPSGEALFAWSWFNQIGNREMYMNCAHVTIQGKKQLSKKSPSDPLNSRPKIFVANVGNGCGTLEGADVLFPKPGPDTDNISRKTANPVGNCG, encoded by the coding sequence ATGCAgttcaacatcctcctcctcctgggcCTAACGTCCCTCACAACCGCCCACATGCAAATGTCCTACCCGCCCCCCTTCCGCTCCAAGTACAACCCCTACACCACAAACGTCGACTACGACATGACATCTCCCCTCTCCGCCTCTGGCTCCAACTACCCATGCAAAGGCTACCACACGCTGCTCAACACGCCCCAGGGCCGCTCCGTAGCCACCTGGTCCGCCGGCGGGAGCTACAACTTCAGTGTCGTCGGCAGCGCCACCCACAACGGCGGCTCGTGCCAGGCCTCGCTGTCCTACGACGGAGGAAGCTCCTGGAAGGTCATACACTCGTACATCGGCGGCTGTCCGCTGACGCAGAACTGGCCGTTTACCCTGCCGAATGATGCGCCGTCGGGCGAGGCGCTGTTTGCCTGGTCGTGGTTTAACCAGATTGGCAATCGGGAGATGTACATGAACTGCGCGCATGTTACTATCCAGGGGAAGAAGCAGCTCAGCAAGAAGAGTCCCTCTGATCCGTTGAACTCGCGGCCCAAGATTTTTGTGGCGAATGTGGGTAATGGGTGTGGTACTTTGGAGGGCGCGGATGTGCTGTTCCCTAAGCCGGGGCCTGATACGGATAATATCTCCAGGAAGACGGCGAATCCGGTTGGTAATTGTGGTTAA
- a CDS encoding metallo-hydrolase/oxidoreductase (similar to Glarea lozoyensis ATCC 20868 XP_008081360.1) — MASFVEIPPSKSTVTVSIIHANAWVNKIPCSSFFNPAYIGLDTFDICSYSFLISHDNGSRKRHVLFDLGIRKDWESYSPFLAQRLKDWGAEVKVGQHVAENLQEHGFNLRDAEAIILSHTHWDHVGNPATFPLSTKLIVGPGIVREFIPGWPTASKSPLRGIDIAGREVLSLETHDFKSKVGGFRALDYFGDGSFYILNAPGHATGHLNALARTTSNPDTFIPPAADSVHLGGELRPTSLLPLPAVVDIPGMGCRPCYTKELLHIHPLQSATKSFLRLDPSVPTDLESAEKTVELLKAFDADERFLIIFSHDTSIFDILQYYPKTANGWKVKCWKERGRWTFLADIKKAVTKAQMGIK; from the exons ATGGCATCCTTTGTCGAGATTCCCCCTTCAAAGTCCACGGTGACGGTCTCCATTATCCACGCAAATGCATGGGTTAATAAAATACCATGCAGTAGCTTCTTCAACCCCGCGTACATAGGATTAGACACATTTGACATATGTTCGTACTCATTTCTAATATCTCATGACAATGGGTCAAGAAAGCGGCACGTTTTGTTCGATTTGGGAATCCGCAAGGATTGGGAAAGTTACTCGCCATTCCTAGCACAAAGGCTAAAAGACTGGGGTGCTGAGGTCAAAGTTGGACAGCATGTGGCTGAGAACCTACAGGAACACGGCTTCAATCTGCGCGATGCCGAAGCTATTATTCTCAG TCACACACACTGGGATCATGTTGGCAACCCAGCAACGTTCCCCTTGTCTACCAAGCTCATTGTCGGTCCGGGCATTGTTCGTGAATTCATACCAGGTTGGCCGACAGCCTCCAAGTCTCCTTTGAGGGGAATCGACATAGCTGGCCGTGAGGTCCTTAGTCTGGAAACACACGACTTTAAATCGAAAGTTGGGGGCTTTCGTGCTCTCGACTACTTTGGAGATGGCAGCTTTTACATTCTTAATGCTCCAGGA CACGCCACCGGTCATTTGAACGCCCTTGCGCGAACAACTTCAAATCCTGACACTTTCATCCCCCCGGCAGCAGACAGTGTACATTTAGGTGGCGAACTCAGGCCGACCAGCCTATTACCGCTTCCGGCCGTCGTTGACATACCAGGAATGGGTTGCCGTCCATGTTACACCAAAGAACTACTTCATATCCATCCTCTTCAATCGGCTACGAAATCATTTTTAAGATTGGATCCTTCTGTTCCCACAGATTTGGAAAGTGCAGAGAAGACCGTCGAACTGTTAAAAGCTTTTGACGCAGATGAACGCTTCCTCATAATATTTAGTCATGATACTTCCATTTTTGACATTCTTCAATATTATCCTAAAACTGCAAATGGCTGGAAGGTGAAATGTTGGAAGGAAAGAGGGCGATGGACATTTCTAGCGGATATCAAGAAGGCGGTGACGAAAGCTCAGATGGGTATCAAATAG
- a CDS encoding iron-containing alcohol dehydrogenase domain-containing protein: MRIGAVIVAGFAALAAAAATPQQIADGLASITQKFQTLQAPAQSITILNAPLIVIGQGPFPQIIAGFQDIVSTSTALAAQLGGTGARRRSVEPRDADADLVFTYRSLVRVAQATLNILIGKAGVVSKAPVVGGPVATALRGVEAIQDDIAIKLINMFSVRANDLTAEANSLDATMTLAIHSYESIMV; this comes from the exons ATGCGTATTGGTGCTGTCATCGTTGCTGGCTTCGCCGCCTtggccgctgctgctgcaacaccacaacagATTGCTGACGGCCTCGCGTCTATCACCCAGAAGTTTCAAACACTCCAAGCTCCTGCCCAGagcatcaccatcctcaacgcTCCACTCATCGTCATCGGCCAGGGCCCGTTTCCC CAAATCATCGCTGGTTTCCAAGATATCGTTTCCACCTCCACAGCTCTGGCTGCTCAATTGGGTGGCACCGGAGCACGTCGACGTTCCGTGGAGCCTCGCGATGCCGACGCTGACCTCGTGTTTACTTATCGCTCT CTCGTCAGAGTTGCACAGGCGACGCTCAACATCCTGATCGGCAAGGCTGGCGTGGTATCCAAGGCACCTGTGGTTGGAGGGCCTGTTGCGACTGCTCTTCGCGGCGTCGAGGCTATTCAAGAT GACATCGCTATTAAGCTTATAAACATGTTTTCAGTTCGTGCTAACGACTTGACTGCGGAGGCTAACTCTCTTGACGCTACCATGACTCTTGCAATTCACTCGTACGAGTCAATTATGGTATAA